The Mammaliicoccus sciuri genome window below encodes:
- a CDS encoding GNAT family N-acetyltransferase, with protein MEFREIDKDIESLFTEYMNEWYENEEHVVPWATDVRQHGGFDKMLIMLEEAINPVDKDFVKAKTYVLIDDDKIVGAVNIRYALNDYLYKKGGHVGYGVRKSERGKGYATKLLNYAVKNLNNEGVHSVLVTCDESNDASAKVIINNNGVEDGPYQSDEEENTRRFWIKHL; from the coding sequence ATGGAATTCAGAGAAATAGATAAAGATATTGAATCGTTATTCACAGAATATATGAATGAATGGTATGAAAACGAAGAACACGTTGTTCCATGGGCGACAGATGTCCGTCAACATGGTGGGTTTGACAAGATGTTAATCATGTTAGAAGAAGCAATTAACCCTGTTGATAAAGACTTTGTAAAAGCAAAAACGTATGTACTTATTGATGATGACAAAATTGTTGGCGCTGTAAATATTAGGTATGCATTAAACGACTATTTATATAAAAAAGGTGGACATGTCGGATACGGTGTTAGAAAAAGTGAACGTGGTAAAGGCTATGCGACAAAGTTGTTAAATTATGCAGTTAAGAATTTAAATAATGAAGGTGTTCATTCTGTTCTTGTAACTTGTGATGAATCAAATGATGCAAGTGCGAAAGTCATTATAAATAATAATGGTGTAGAAGATGGACCGTATCAATCAGATGAAGAAGAAAATACGAGAAGATTTTGGATTAAGCATCTTTAA
- a CDS encoding ABC transporter ATP-binding protein produces MSLRNPYGHKSVFEDENRTQKPTKKKKRARDTKGTLLNIWKLIDEKRIQLIVVILMIICSSILSLVGPFLIGHIIDAKIIPKELNGLPQYIILLAIVYVILSVTSYIGSFMMVSIAQRTVYLLRNQLFKHFQTLPVAYYDQKQHGELMSRMQNDIENVSQVLNSSFIQFTSSVVTLIGTLSIMLYLSPLLTLLTVIIIPIMFISLRWITARTSVLYALRQKQFGIMNGYIEEIVNGQTVVKAFSQEKYVIDTFNEKAKDVREYSFWSITFGGLIPKVMNYLNNLSFAIVAGIGGILALNQTAGVTVGVIVIFAEYARQFTRPLSDLANQFNTVLSAIAGAERVFDIMDEPSEKDDKEAQDYQNINGEIEFEHVEFKYDPNQKVPTIKDLSFKINNGESVALVGATGAGKTTIVQLILHYYEVNKGRILIDGIPINKITRESLRSSIGVVLQDSYLFDGTIKDNIMYGTPNATYEEVVEAAKKANAHDFIEALENGYDTVLKGESGSLSQGEKQLISIARCLLQDPKILLLDEATSSIDTVTEIKIQEALDTLMQGRTSVIIAHRLNTVKKADLVFVLSHGELIESGSQDALIEQKGIYYHMLNTNDDEQIKELN; encoded by the coding sequence ATGAGTCTAAGAAATCCTTATGGTCATAAATCAGTATTTGAAGATGAAAATCGTACTCAAAAGCCAACTAAAAAGAAAAAAAGAGCTAGAGATACGAAAGGTACATTATTAAATATATGGAAATTAATAGACGAAAAACGAATTCAATTGATTGTTGTAATTCTAATGATTATATGTTCATCCATATTAAGTTTAGTTGGACCGTTTTTAATCGGACATATCATTGATGCGAAAATTATACCGAAAGAATTAAATGGGCTGCCGCAATATATCATATTGCTTGCTATTGTATATGTCATATTGTCAGTTACATCATATATAGGATCGTTTATGATGGTCAGTATTGCCCAGCGCACGGTATATTTATTAAGAAATCAACTGTTTAAACATTTTCAAACTTTACCTGTTGCTTATTATGATCAAAAGCAACATGGTGAACTGATGAGTCGAATGCAAAATGATATTGAAAATGTATCACAAGTATTAAATTCATCATTTATACAGTTTACTTCAAGTGTCGTGACACTCATTGGTACACTTTCAATTATGCTTTATTTAAGTCCTTTACTCACACTATTGACGGTCATTATTATTCCAATCATGTTTATAAGTTTAAGATGGATTACTGCACGTACAAGTGTGTTATATGCTTTACGCCAAAAACAGTTTGGTATTATGAATGGTTATATCGAAGAAATAGTAAATGGACAAACAGTAGTTAAAGCTTTTTCTCAAGAAAAGTATGTTATAGATACATTTAATGAAAAAGCAAAAGACGTAAGAGAATATAGTTTTTGGTCAATTACATTTGGTGGTTTAATACCAAAAGTGATGAACTATTTAAATAATTTAAGCTTTGCCATTGTAGCTGGTATTGGTGGTATATTAGCACTTAATCAAACTGCTGGTGTTACAGTTGGGGTAATCGTGATTTTCGCTGAATATGCGAGACAGTTTACAAGACCGTTATCTGATTTAGCAAACCAATTTAATACAGTATTATCTGCAATAGCAGGTGCTGAACGTGTCTTTGATATTATGGATGAGCCAAGTGAGAAAGATGATAAAGAGGCGCAAGATTATCAAAATATTAATGGAGAAATTGAATTCGAACATGTTGAGTTCAAATATGATCCTAACCAAAAAGTACCGACTATAAAAGATTTATCCTTTAAAATTAATAACGGTGAATCTGTTGCATTAGTCGGCGCAACTGGTGCAGGTAAGACGACAATCGTGCAACTTATTCTACATTATTATGAAGTGAATAAAGGAAGAATTCTAATTGATGGCATTCCAATTAATAAAATAACGCGTGAATCTTTGAGAAGTTCTATAGGTGTCGTGTTACAAGATTCCTATTTATTTGATGGAACGATTAAAGACAATATTATGTATGGAACGCCAAATGCTACATATGAAGAAGTTGTAGAAGCTGCCAAAAAAGCAAATGCACATGACTTTATAGAAGCTTTAGAAAATGGTTATGATACAGTATTAAAAGGTGAATCTGGTTCGTTATCTCAAGGCGAAAAACAACTTATTTCTATCGCAAGATGTTTACTTCAAGATCCTAAAATACTTTTATTGGATGAAGCAACAAGTAGTATCGATACTGTAACTGAAATTAAAATTCAAGAAGCGTTAGATACATTAATGCAAGGTAGAACGAGTGTTATTATTGCGCACCGTTTAAATACAGTTAAAAAAGCAGACTTAGTCTTTGTATTATCTCACGGTGAATTGATTGAATCTGGCTCACAAGATGCGTTGATCGAACAAAAAGGTATTTATTATCATATGTTAAATACAAATGATGATGAGCAAATAAAAGAATTAAACTAA
- a CDS encoding ABC transporter ATP-binding protein, giving the protein MKTVLKFIRPYKWLFILGLILMLVELAVELIQPIFISEIIDNGILKNDLNHVYLYLVIMLVTGLVALLSGIWNSFVAGHVSQAFAYDLRTEQFKKIQSFSLATLERFKTSSLITRLTSDVTNCDQAVYMSIRIMLRAPLMIIGSIILSFAVEPKLAIYLVIGSPIIFIIIFVIARKGSKLFTKIQRKFDEMNRFFQQNLEAVRLIKASQTSKQEINQFNEKIKDIRNNYTYALRLMEFINPSLLLIINGSILAVVWFCSDMVDHSTLEVGKLVAILNYGMRMQGGFGMLAFLIMTLSRMKASSERIEEVLITPSDEKVFNNEIEHSSNYAYPIQFKDVSFTYPNSHKPVLEHISFEVKPRETFAIMGSTGSGKSTLLSLIPKMYKATTGEILLNNKNVNDWEIESLRDAIGYVPQKALLFSGTIYENLQFGDPSAESEMLELSSEKAQIHQSIERFDNQYDTMIGQQGVTLSGGQKQRLSIARALVRKPGLLILDDSTSALDIKTESALWDALEEEETTKLIVTQKISTAQTADRIMLLVDGRIEAIGTHESLLETSPLYKEIASSQESAVSSS; this is encoded by the coding sequence TTGAAAACGGTACTTAAATTTATTAGACCGTATAAATGGTTGTTTATACTTGGTTTAATATTAATGTTAGTAGAATTAGCGGTTGAACTCATTCAGCCCATTTTTATATCAGAAATTATTGATAACGGCATTTTAAAGAATGATTTGAACCACGTATATTTGTATTTAGTGATTATGCTTGTAACAGGATTAGTAGCCCTATTATCAGGGATATGGAATAGTTTTGTTGCGGGGCATGTATCTCAAGCATTTGCTTATGATTTAAGAACTGAACAATTTAAGAAAATCCAGTCTTTTTCTTTAGCAACATTAGAAAGGTTTAAGACTTCAAGTTTAATTACGAGGTTAACGAGTGATGTAACCAATTGTGACCAAGCAGTATATATGTCAATTAGAATTATGTTACGAGCGCCTTTAATGATTATTGGGAGTATTATTTTAAGCTTTGCAGTGGAACCGAAATTAGCGATTTATTTAGTAATAGGTTCTCCGATTATTTTTATTATTATATTTGTAATTGCTCGAAAAGGATCTAAATTATTTACAAAAATTCAAAGAAAATTTGATGAAATGAATAGATTTTTCCAACAGAATTTAGAAGCGGTTAGATTAATTAAAGCGAGCCAAACGAGCAAACAAGAAATCAATCAATTTAATGAAAAAATCAAAGATATTAGAAACAATTATACATACGCATTACGCCTCATGGAATTTATCAATCCTTCATTATTATTGATTATAAATGGCAGTATATTAGCTGTTGTATGGTTTTGTTCAGATATGGTCGATCATTCTACTTTAGAAGTCGGTAAATTAGTTGCGATATTAAATTACGGTATGAGAATGCAAGGTGGATTTGGAATGCTTGCTTTCTTAATCATGACACTCAGCAGAATGAAAGCATCAAGTGAACGAATTGAAGAAGTATTAATTACACCATCAGATGAAAAAGTGTTTAATAATGAAATTGAACATAGTTCAAATTATGCATATCCAATTCAATTTAAAGATGTTTCTTTCACGTATCCAAATAGTCATAAACCTGTTTTAGAGCATATATCATTTGAAGTGAAACCGAGAGAAACTTTTGCCATTATGGGATCTACAGGTTCTGGTAAATCAACGTTACTCAGTTTGATACCTAAAATGTATAAAGCGACAACAGGAGAAATATTGCTTAACAATAAAAACGTAAATGACTGGGAAATTGAATCTTTAAGAGATGCAATTGGATATGTACCTCAAAAAGCATTGTTATTCTCGGGGACAATTTATGAGAATCTGCAATTTGGAGACCCATCAGCTGAAAGTGAAATGTTAGAATTATCTTCAGAAAAAGCACAAATACACCAATCAATCGAACGTTTTGATAATCAATATGATACGATGATTGGCCAACAAGGTGTGACGTTATCAGGTGGTCAGAAGCAAAGACTATCTATTGCTAGAGCACTTGTAAGGAAACCAGGTTTATTAATTTTAGATGATTCAACATCTGCATTAGATATTAAGACAGAATCTGCTTTATGGGATGCGTTGGAAGAAGAAGAAACGACGAAATTAATTGTGACGCAAAAAATTTCAACTGCTCAAACAGCTGATCGAATCATGTTACTAGTCGATGGACGTATTGAAGCGATTGGGACACATGAATCACTATTAGAAACATCACCATTGTATAAAGAAATTGCAAGTAGTCAAGAAAGTGCGGTGAGTTCATCATGA
- a CDS encoding thiamine-binding protein, with the protein MTNTLMSIQIIPEHQQTGVIPLVDEAISIIDQSGLKYEVHPLETTIEGDLNACLILIEQINERMVELECDSIISQIKFYHVPEGITMDTLTDKYKS; encoded by the coding sequence ATGACAAATACATTAATGAGTATTCAAATTATTCCAGAACATCAACAAACAGGTGTTATTCCACTAGTTGATGAGGCAATCAGTATCATCGATCAATCGGGTCTTAAATATGAAGTACATCCTTTAGAAACAACGATAGAAGGAGATTTGAATGCATGTCTTATTCTTATTGAACAAATAAATGAACGAATGGTTGAACTTGAATGTGACAGCATAATTTCTCAGATTAAGTTCTATCATGTGCCTGAAGGTATAACAATGGATACATTAACGGATAAGTATAAATCATAA
- a CDS encoding 2-oxoacid:ferredoxin oxidoreductase subunit beta, whose amino-acid sequence MATFKDFRNNVKPNWCPGCGDFSVQAAIQKAAANVGLEPEEVAIITGIGCSGRLSGYVNSYGVHSIHGRSLPLAQGVKMANKDLTVIASGGDGDGFAIGMGHTVHALRRNMDMTYIVMDNQIYGLTKGQTSPSSAKGFVTKSTPKGNIEQNIAPLELAISSGATFVAQSFSSDIKELTSIIEEAINHKGFSFVNVFSPCVTYNKINTYDWFKENLTKLADIEGYDNTNKSQAMQTVLDTESMITGIIYQDKDTPSYESQIEQFDEQPLVKKSLKLEQNQFDELVSQFK is encoded by the coding sequence TTGGCAACATTTAAAGATTTTAGAAATAATGTTAAACCAAACTGGTGCCCAGGTTGTGGAGATTTCTCAGTACAAGCTGCGATTCAAAAAGCAGCAGCTAATGTTGGGCTAGAGCCAGAAGAAGTTGCCATTATAACAGGGATTGGATGTTCAGGTCGTTTAAGTGGTTATGTAAATTCATATGGCGTTCATTCTATACATGGCCGTTCTTTACCATTAGCTCAAGGCGTTAAAATGGCAAATAAAGATTTAACTGTTATCGCTTCAGGTGGTGACGGTGATGGATTTGCGATTGGTATGGGTCATACTGTTCATGCATTAAGAAGAAACATGGATATGACTTATATCGTTATGGATAACCAAATTTATGGTTTAACAAAAGGACAAACATCACCAAGTTCAGCTAAAGGATTTGTAACGAAATCAACTCCAAAAGGTAACATCGAACAAAATATTGCACCTTTAGAATTAGCGATATCATCTGGTGCAACATTTGTTGCTCAAAGTTTCTCTAGTGATATTAAAGAATTAACAAGTATTATTGAAGAAGCGATTAATCATAAAGGATTTTCATTTGTAAATGTATTTTCACCATGTGTAACGTATAATAAAATTAATACGTATGACTGGTTTAAAGAAAATTTAACAAAGCTTGCAGATATTGAAGGTTATGATAATACGAATAAATCTCAAGCAATGCAAACTGTATTAGATACTGAATCTATGATTACAGGTATTATTTATCAAGATAAAGATACACCATCATATGAATCACAAATTGAACAGTTTGATGAACAACCACTTGTTAAAAAGTCACTTAAACTAGAACAAAATCAATTTGATGAACTTGTTTCTCAGTTTAAATAA
- a CDS encoding 2-oxoacid:acceptor oxidoreductase subunit alpha, translating into MKSQISWKVGGQQGEGIESTGEIFATAMNRQGYYLYGYRHFSSRIKGGHTNNKIRVSSKPVRAISDDLDILIAFDQETIEVNYHEMLEGSIIIADEKAKPQNPEDSKAQLVSLPFTGVAKELGTALMKNMVAVGATCAVMDLDTKVFESLIKDLFGKKGESVVDLNIQALNEGYRLMSEQMDDLQSEHTLDPTDSEGHLFMIGNDAIGLGAVAAGVRFMAAYPITPASEIMEYIIDRLPALGGTVIQTEDEIAACTMAIGSNYAGVRSFTSSAGPGLSLMMESIGLSGMTETPLVIVNTQRGGPSTGLPTKQEQSDLMQMIYGTHGDIPKIVLAPTSASDAFYLTVEAFNLAEEYQCPVILLSDLQLSLGKQTVESLDYSKVEIRRGALVEGDLEKQEDKAYFKRYALTDSGISPRILPGTKGGIHHVTGVEHDEEGKPSESAENRQKQMDKRMRKTAQLLIDEPVESNEKYEEADILYVGFISTAGAIEEAISRLDQQNVKVNHIQIRQLHPFPSDVVQEAFNKAKKVVVAEHNYQGQLSNIIKMNINHQNKIINQTKYDGTPFLPHEIEDKALEIVSNMKELI; encoded by the coding sequence ATGAAATCACAAATTTCATGGAAAGTGGGCGGACAGCAAGGCGAAGGAATTGAATCAACAGGTGAAATTTTTGCAACTGCTATGAACCGTCAAGGATATTATTTATACGGATATCGCCATTTTTCAAGTAGAATTAAAGGCGGTCATACAAATAATAAAATTAGAGTATCGTCAAAACCAGTAAGAGCTATTAGTGACGATTTAGATATATTAATTGCATTTGATCAAGAGACGATAGAAGTTAACTATCATGAAATGCTTGAAGGCAGTATTATTATTGCAGATGAGAAAGCGAAACCACAAAATCCAGAAGATAGTAAAGCACAATTGGTTAGTTTACCATTCACAGGTGTAGCAAAAGAATTGGGCACTGCACTTATGAAAAATATGGTCGCAGTTGGTGCAACTTGTGCCGTAATGGATTTAGATACGAAAGTATTTGAATCATTAATAAAAGATTTATTCGGTAAAAAAGGCGAGAGTGTTGTAGATTTAAACATTCAAGCTTTAAATGAAGGATATCGCTTAATGTCTGAACAAATGGACGATTTACAAAGTGAACATACATTAGACCCAACTGATTCAGAAGGTCATTTATTTATGATAGGAAATGATGCAATTGGTTTAGGTGCTGTTGCAGCAGGCGTTAGATTTATGGCGGCATATCCAATCACACCAGCATCAGAAATTATGGAATATATTATTGATCGATTACCAGCTCTAGGTGGAACGGTTATTCAAACAGAAGATGAAATTGCAGCATGTACAATGGCTATAGGTTCAAACTATGCTGGTGTACGTTCATTCACATCTTCAGCAGGTCCAGGTTTATCATTAATGATGGAATCAATAGGTTTATCAGGTATGACTGAAACACCACTTGTGATTGTCAATACACAACGTGGGGGTCCTTCTACTGGTTTGCCAACGAAACAAGAACAATCAGATTTAATGCAGATGATTTATGGTACACACGGTGACATTCCTAAAATCGTATTGGCACCAACTAGTGCAAGTGATGCGTTCTACTTAACTGTAGAAGCGTTTAACTTAGCTGAAGAATATCAATGTCCAGTTATTTTATTATCAGATTTACAATTATCATTAGGTAAACAAACTGTCGAATCATTAGATTACAGCAAAGTTGAAATTCGCAGAGGTGCATTGGTTGAAGGTGATTTAGAAAAACAAGAAGATAAAGCGTACTTTAAACGTTATGCTTTAACAGATTCAGGTATTTCACCACGTATCTTACCAGGTACAAAAGGCGGTATCCATCACGTTACAGGTGTTGAACATGATGAAGAAGGAAAACCTTCTGAAAGTGCTGAAAACAGACAAAAACAAATGGATAAACGTATGCGCAAGACAGCTCAATTATTGATAGATGAGCCAGTAGAATCTAATGAAAAATATGAAGAAGCGGATATATTATATGTTGGCTTTATCTCAACAGCTGGTGCAATCGAAGAAGCTATTTCAAGATTGGATCAACAAAATGTGAAAGTCAATCATATTCAAATTAGACAACTTCATCCGTTCCCTTCAGATGTTGTGCAAGAAGCATTTAACAAAGCTAAAAAAGTTGTTGTAGCTGAGCATAACTATCAAGGACAATTATCTAATATTATTAAGATGAATATTAATCATCAAAATAAAATTATTAACCAAACTAAATATGACGGTACACCGTTCTTACCACATGAAATAGAAGATAAAGCTTTAGAAATCGTAAGTAATATGAAGGAGTTGATTTAA
- a CDS encoding TIGR00282 family metallophosphoesterase: MRILFIGDIVGKLGREQLETYLPKIKASYKPTFTIVNAENAAHGKGLTEKIYKDILRMGADFLTMGNHTYGQREIYDFIGQANRMVRPANFPEEAPGLGMRIIRVNDKDIAIINLQGRSFMPAIDCPFKKADELIEQASKITPYIFVDFHAETTSEKNAMGWYLNGRVSAMVGTHTHIQTSDERVLNEGTAYITDVGMTGYYDGILGINKDEVIERFITSLPQRHNLPDEGRKVLSGVIIDLDSAGKAKKIQRILINDDHPFE, from the coding sequence TTGAGAATTTTATTTATAGGTGATATTGTAGGCAAACTAGGAAGAGAACAGTTAGAAACATATTTACCAAAAATTAAAGCGAGTTATAAACCAACGTTTACGATTGTGAATGCAGAGAACGCTGCACATGGTAAAGGTTTAACAGAGAAAATTTATAAAGATATTTTGAGAATGGGTGCCGACTTTTTAACAATGGGTAATCATACTTATGGTCAAAGAGAAATATATGACTTTATTGGACAAGCAAATAGAATGGTTCGTCCAGCGAATTTCCCTGAAGAAGCGCCAGGTCTTGGCATGAGAATTATTAGAGTTAATGATAAAGATATCGCAATCATTAATTTACAAGGACGTTCATTTATGCCAGCAATAGACTGCCCATTTAAAAAAGCAGATGAACTTATAGAACAAGCTTCAAAAATAACACCGTATATATTTGTCGATTTTCATGCTGAAACAACTTCAGAGAAAAACGCAATGGGATGGTATTTGAATGGTAGAGTAAGTGCCATGGTTGGTACACATACGCATATACAAACATCTGATGAGCGCGTGTTAAATGAAGGGACTGCTTATATTACTGACGTAGGTATGACAGGTTATTATGACGGCATATTAGGTATTAATAAAGATGAAGTTATTGAAAGATTTATAACAAGTTTACCGCAACGTCATAATTTACCAGATGAAGGTAGAAAAGTATTGTCAGGTGTTATTATTGACCTTGATAGTGCAGGTAAAGCTAAAAAAATACAACGTATATTAATTAATGACGATCATCCATTTGAATAG
- a CDS encoding Rossmann-fold NAD(P)-binding domain-containing protein: MTIVIAGGSGMLMDATKWIKEHFDDDIWLLSRNQNKYSEDLLHSKNIHFKQYDYENDCVLSDEHIRDVNMMVSWVHSNGYFNHLKFIEKYICVDKHAEPIYVHVVGTNKFDDAEFINGLKNKGFNVFTVKLGHRINEDGTKRWLNHEEISKGVIQAIQFKKDILVSD, translated from the coding sequence GTGACAATTGTGATTGCTGGTGGATCTGGTATGTTGATGGATGCAACGAAATGGATTAAAGAACATTTTGATGATGATATTTGGCTACTTTCTAGAAATCAAAATAAATATTCAGAGGACTTACTTCATTCAAAAAATATACATTTTAAACAATATGATTATGAAAATGATTGTGTGCTGAGTGATGAGCATATACGAGATGTTAATATGATGGTGAGTTGGGTACATAGTAATGGTTATTTCAATCATCTGAAGTTCATTGAGAAATATATATGTGTGGATAAGCATGCTGAACCAATTTATGTTCACGTCGTCGGTACAAATAAATTTGATGATGCTGAGTTTATTAATGGGCTTAAGAATAAAGGTTTCAATGTATTCACGGTAAAATTGGGGCATCGAATAAATGAAGATGGAACTAAACGTTGGCTGAATCATGAAGAAATTTCAAAAGGTGTTATACAAGCTATACAATTCAAAAAAGATATATTAGTAAGTGATTGA
- a CDS encoding YolD-like family protein: MKIINPDLPEPYKYETDYRKIPNHYLQRNIPKGRGMIKWAPFATMPQQYEMIKQFIADQTKVEKTILEETALNVLNNVLAEKIFYNPQALIKYWEDGYFKEIACEIHKFDSEHKKLEVIAEDKKVRLSMDCIVEII, from the coding sequence ATGAAAATTATTAATCCTGACTTACCAGAACCTTATAAATATGAGACAGATTATCGCAAAATTCCTAATCATTATCTACAACGTAATATTCCTAAAGGGAGAGGCATGATTAAATGGGCACCATTTGCAACAATGCCTCAGCAATATGAAATGATTAAACAATTTATAGCAGATCAAACAAAAGTAGAAAAAACTATATTAGAAGAAACTGCATTAAATGTTTTGAATAACGTATTAGCAGAGAAAATATTTTATAATCCACAAGCACTTATTAAATATTGGGAAGATGGTTATTTTAAAGAAATAGCATGTGAAATTCATAAATTTGATAGTGAACATAAAAAATTAGAAGTTATTGCAGAGGATAAGAAAGTACGATTGAGCATGGATTGTATTGTGGAAATAATATAA
- a CDS encoding GNAT family N-acetyltransferase, giving the protein MITIERITKNNEHALKLPNEPFELFGKLVVTRTADTWQYHEVLTDSDTMIFPDEDYQLDSIDQKGFAIGAFDDNECIGLGIFEKDWNKYLYLSDLKVSSSYRGQNVASTLLNTAIEFAKDEGMKGLYTIAQDNNLNANRFYLKYGFEIGGLNTKSYQFTQQKGKFDIYYYLDFNA; this is encoded by the coding sequence ATGATAACGATTGAACGTATTACTAAAAATAATGAGCATGCACTTAAATTACCTAATGAACCATTTGAATTGTTCGGTAAACTTGTCGTTACGAGAACTGCTGATACATGGCAATACCATGAAGTGTTAACGGATTCTGATACGATGATTTTCCCTGATGAAGATTATCAACTTGATTCAATTGATCAGAAAGGTTTTGCAATAGGTGCATTTGATGATAACGAATGTATTGGTTTAGGTATTTTTGAAAAGGATTGGAATAAATATTTGTATTTAAGTGATTTAAAAGTCTCTTCTTCTTACCGCGGTCAAAATGTTGCATCAACATTGTTAAATACAGCGATAGAATTCGCAAAAGATGAAGGAATGAAAGGACTTTATACGATAGCTCAAGACAATAATTTAAATGCTAATCGCTTTTATTTAAAATATGGCTTTGAAATTGGTGGATTAAATACCAAATCATATCAATTCACACAACAAAAAGGTAAATTTGATATTTATTATTATTTGGATTTTAATGCATAA
- a CDS encoding HAD family hydrolase: MDLKLVVTDMDGTFLDGNSEFDREAFGILKENLDSHNIRFVFCTGKQCERVENIVGDLTKDTFIIGDSATRIKYNGEFLYTATIQNELGLNIIDALTKIDEEQTIIACTEDVAYVLDTVSEEERKAVHGSYQNVTYIKDFTEIKSDFLKITVHDASGKCKQTAQQIDYFNNEVYIIASEDYWIDITKLGVNKGTTIHKIQSILNIDPSETIAFGDGLNDIDLFKSAKYKVAMDNAYPELKKEANLIAINHNESGVIKTLNLLLSF, translated from the coding sequence ATGGATTTAAAATTAGTTGTTACAGATATGGATGGTACTTTTTTAGATGGGAATAGCGAGTTTGATAGAGAAGCCTTTGGCATATTAAAAGAAAATCTAGATTCACACAATATTAGATTTGTGTTCTGTACTGGGAAACAATGTGAAAGAGTTGAAAATATTGTCGGAGATTTGACGAAAGATACATTCATTATTGGAGATAGTGCAACACGTATAAAATATAACGGTGAATTTCTTTACACAGCAACGATACAAAATGAATTAGGATTAAATATTATAGATGCTTTAACAAAAATTGATGAAGAACAAACAATTATCGCATGTACGGAAGATGTAGCATATGTTCTAGATACTGTTTCTGAAGAAGAGAGAAAAGCTGTACATGGGTCATATCAAAACGTTACATACATTAAAGACTTCACAGAAATTAAAAGTGATTTCTTGAAAATTACAGTTCATGACGCTTCAGGTAAATGTAAACAAACAGCACAACAAATTGATTACTTTAACAACGAAGTTTATATTATTGCATCTGAAGATTACTGGATTGATATTACGAAGTTAGGTGTGAATAAAGGAACAACTATTCATAAAATACAAAGCATATTAAACATTGATCCATCTGAAACAATTGCTTTTGGAGACGGACTTAATGATATAGATTTATTCAAATCAGCTAAATATAAAGTAGCAATGGATAACGCATATCCAGAATTGAAAAAAGAGGCAAACCTCATCGCTATCAATCATAACGAAAGTGGGGTTATTAAAACATTAAATTTATTGCTTTCATTCTGA
- a CDS encoding helix-turn-helix transcriptional regulator: MSKSETVRLFSKYVHQTPFQYILNYRLEKSVNMLNKHTDKSITDISYACGFSTTSYFIQKFKERY, translated from the coding sequence ATGAGTAAATCTGAGACTGTTCGACTGTTTAGTAAATATGTTCATCAAACGCCATTTCAATATATCTTAAATTATAGATTAGAAAAAAGTGTCAATATGTTAAATAAACATACAGATAAGTCGATTACAGATATTTCATACGCGTGTGGCTTTTCAACAACGAGTTATTTTATACAAAAGTTTAAAGAAAGATATTGA